In Shouchella patagoniensis, the following are encoded in one genomic region:
- a CDS encoding sodium:solute symporter family protein: protein MQIAIIVAYIAIMLIVSLYYAKKEVTTNEDLVVAGQRLPLIVLISTLLATWVGSGTVIGGASFVYQYGPLASLFFFAGGPLGIIVLYFIAGKARELSKYTVPQLLELRFGKSTKNIAALFIVLAYIGIASYQFIGGGYILNVTIGLEAESGALIVAFIVIFLAMTGGMFSIAYTDLLSTILIIGGFVIAIPFVLSEVGGMDVLQGELPATQSLWNGGLSFTQLIGFFLPTFLLILGDQNMYQRFASANSVKTARLSTVGFFVGNIVIIGLAMFLATAAIVLFPAIEPDTAILQIAGNTVPLLVGSLMLAAATAFMITTANSYLLSSASNIVYDLYEAITGKELALKKQLLFTRITILLVGILAYFLGVYFPSVLEIQMYSYTMYGAALTPVILASFFWARATKAGAIGAILTGGGMTLIWEIVLDKPLGWNSVLVALPLAVLVLVVVSLFTQKTINQKEREQVHESFSNTNQ, encoded by the coding sequence ATGCAAATTGCTATCATTGTGGCATACATTGCAATCATGCTAATTGTCAGTTTGTATTATGCAAAAAAGGAAGTTACAACCAATGAAGATTTAGTTGTTGCAGGACAGCGTTTGCCGTTAATTGTGCTAATTAGTACGTTGCTTGCTACGTGGGTTGGGTCTGGTACAGTGATTGGAGGGGCAAGTTTTGTTTACCAATACGGTCCTCTTGCATCGCTTTTCTTTTTTGCGGGAGGGCCACTCGGTATTATTGTTCTTTACTTTATTGCAGGCAAGGCCAGAGAATTGTCAAAATATACGGTCCCGCAATTGCTCGAATTAAGGTTTGGTAAGAGCACAAAGAACATTGCCGCTCTCTTTATTGTTCTTGCTTATATTGGAATTGCTTCGTATCAGTTTATTGGTGGAGGTTATATTTTAAATGTCACAATAGGTTTGGAAGCAGAGAGTGGGGCACTTATCGTTGCGTTTATTGTGATTTTTCTTGCGATGACAGGCGGGATGTTCTCAATAGCTTATACGGATTTATTGAGCACAATTTTAATTATTGGAGGGTTTGTCATTGCGATTCCCTTCGTGCTTAGTGAAGTAGGTGGGATGGATGTTTTACAAGGTGAGCTTCCGGCAACCCAATCTCTTTGGAATGGTGGTTTATCTTTTACGCAATTGATTGGATTCTTTTTACCTACATTCCTCTTAATTTTAGGAGACCAGAACATGTATCAGCGATTTGCTTCTGCCAATTCTGTTAAGACAGCTCGGTTGTCTACCGTCGGCTTTTTCGTAGGAAATATTGTTATTATTGGTCTTGCGATGTTTCTGGCTACAGCAGCGATTGTTTTATTTCCAGCAATTGAACCAGACACGGCAATCTTGCAAATCGCAGGCAATACTGTTCCATTACTTGTTGGTAGTTTAATGCTCGCAGCCGCCACTGCATTTATGATTACAACGGCCAATTCGTACTTGTTGTCTTCTGCAAGCAATATTGTGTATGACCTTTACGAAGCTATAACGGGCAAAGAGTTGGCATTAAAGAAGCAATTGTTGTTCACCCGCATCACCATTTTGCTAGTCGGCATTCTTGCTTATTTTCTCGGAGTCTACTTTCCGTCTGTTTTGGAAATTCAAATGTACTCTTATACGATGTATGGGGCTGCACTTACTCCCGTCATACTCGCCTCATTCTTTTGGGCTCGTGCCACAAAGGCTGGAGCAATTGGTGCGATTTTAACAGGCGGTGGGATGACACTTATTTGGGAGATTGTGCTAGATAAGCCATTAGGCTGGAATAGTGTCCTTGTAGCTCTGCCATTAGCTGTCCTTGTATTAGTTGTTGTTAGTTTATTCACACAAAAAACAATCAATCAGAAGGAGCGTGAACAAGTCCATGAATCGTTTTCAAACACGAATCAATAA
- a CDS encoding M24 family metallopeptidase, translating to MNRFQTRINNVRTYMKKHEMDSVLIFNPDHQYFLTGFKALMYSRPIILAIGENESTFVIPSLEEAHANHVAHVDRLHVYYEYEVEKGFTHYVDAVKQLVEGRFIKKVGTDKQTAPIGLLESIVSPTIEIADVSSFLVEARFCKDKEEIDAIRESSRWINKAVQVSLAHIQSGVSELEIDEKGNSYLYREIPKVHPEATIQLLGMSPSGKERSIMPHVFSNARKLEEGDVMIHTRQVGLNGYRTELERTVFIGKPTSEQERAFSAMLEAQLAAIEALKPGVRAGDIDDVARAILKREGYGEYAVHRTGHGIGLSPHEEPYVRFDNDLILEKDMVFTIEPGIYIPNVGGFRHSDTVAITDNGCEWLTNYPNTLEELCFPATK from the coding sequence ATGAATCGTTTTCAAACACGAATCAATAATGTACGAACGTATATGAAGAAGCATGAAATGGATAGCGTGCTCATCTTTAATCCTGACCACCAGTACTTTCTGACTGGTTTTAAAGCATTAATGTATTCTCGACCGATCATTCTCGCAATAGGTGAGAATGAATCGACATTTGTGATACCGAGCCTTGAAGAAGCACATGCGAACCATGTCGCTCATGTAGATCGCTTGCATGTTTATTATGAATATGAAGTAGAAAAGGGTTTTACGCATTATGTCGATGCAGTAAAACAGTTGGTGGAGGGTCGTTTTATTAAGAAAGTCGGAACAGACAAGCAAACAGCTCCTATTGGTTTGCTTGAATCGATAGTAAGCCCGACTATTGAAATCGCTGATGTTTCTTCTTTTCTTGTTGAAGCACGGTTTTGCAAAGATAAAGAGGAAATCGATGCGATTCGTGAATCAAGTAGATGGATTAACAAGGCTGTACAAGTGTCACTTGCTCATATTCAGAGTGGAGTCAGCGAACTTGAAATTGATGAAAAGGGCAATTCGTATCTTTATCGTGAAATTCCGAAAGTTCATCCTGAAGCGACAATCCAACTACTTGGCATGTCGCCTTCAGGTAAAGAACGAAGCATCATGCCTCATGTGTTTTCAAACGCGCGAAAACTCGAAGAGGGCGATGTAATGATACACACGCGGCAAGTAGGCTTGAATGGATATCGGACTGAACTAGAGAGAACGGTTTTTATTGGCAAGCCTACTTCCGAACAAGAGCGAGCCTTCTCAGCAATGCTTGAGGCACAGCTTGCGGCGATTGAGGCGTTAAAGCCAGGTGTGCGTGCTGGAGATATTGATGACGTTGCTCGCGCTATTTTAAAGCGAGAAGGATACGGTGAGTACGCAGTCCATCGAACCGGACATGGAATTGGTCTTAGCCCTCACGAAGAGCCGTATGTTCGTTTTGATAATGATCTGATTCTGGAAAAGGACATGGTCTTTACGATTGAACCTGGTATTTATATTCCAAACGTTGGTGGTTTCCGCCACTCAGACACAGTCGCTATAACAGATAACGGTTGTGAATGGTTGACCAATTATCCAAATACGCTAGAGGAGCTTTGTTTTCCAGCGACTAAATAA
- the yicI gene encoding alpha-xylosidase, translating into MKFSNGCWMNQEGYDIKAPQEVYDVRKTNEEATLFGPFQKIHHPGMTLDGGMMTVTVSAPMDDVIRVHSVHHLGGVDRGPHFPINATKGNFHIDDGEKEIRFESGKLSLVVDKNDWNFTFAHAGEQLTKSEKQGLSYIVDNGGQSFVREQLSLDVGEYVYGLGERFTPFVKNGQTVDSWNEDGGTGSEQAYKNIPFYVSNKGYGVFVNHPERVSFELASEKVSKAQFSVPGEELEYFLVSGDTLKDVLNNYTTLTGKPPLLPKWSFGLWLSTSFLTSYDEKTVHSFVDGMQKRDLPFDVFHFDCLWMKEFEWCNFEWDERTFPDPKGLIASLKEKGLHICVWINPYIGQKSPLFAEAKANGYLLKRQDGSVWQWDKWQPGLGVIDFTNDEAKKWYTNKLDSLIDMGVDSFKTDFGERIPTEVVYADGSDPMKMHNYYTHLYNETVYHLLEKRLGKNEAVLFARSATAGGQQFPVHWGGDSFSTYASMAETLRGGLSLGLAGFGYWSHDIGGFETGSTPDLYKRWTQFGLLSSHSRYHGSGDYKVPWLYDEEAVDITRTFTKLKNKLMPYLFAQSVDASKTGVPMLRPMLLEFIDDKTCHTLDCQYMLGERLLVAPIFNDKGTVNYYVPKGRWTNLLTNKKVIGEKWHHEQHGYETLPLLVRENTILALGANDQTADYTYSEDVTFHVFEISDGEQVESIIHHGDGSVAAKARAIRDGQSLQLEVEDASGNIKWLLRNVTHLSHINGGSWTEHELGVVIEGNKQLTIELPAT; encoded by the coding sequence ATGAAATTTAGTAACGGTTGTTGGATGAATCAAGAAGGCTATGACATCAAGGCTCCTCAAGAAGTATACGACGTACGCAAAACGAATGAGGAGGCGACTCTTTTTGGGCCGTTCCAAAAGATCCATCATCCTGGAATGACACTTGACGGTGGCATGATGACAGTCACAGTGTCTGCTCCGATGGATGATGTCATTCGCGTGCATAGTGTTCATCATCTAGGCGGTGTTGACCGTGGTCCCCACTTTCCCATAAACGCCACAAAAGGTAACTTCCATATCGATGATGGCGAAAAGGAAATTCGGTTCGAGAGCGGCAAACTCTCGCTCGTTGTCGATAAAAACGATTGGAACTTTACATTTGCTCATGCTGGCGAACAACTAACCAAAAGTGAAAAACAAGGGCTCAGTTATATTGTCGATAATGGAGGTCAGTCATTTGTCCGTGAACAATTGTCCCTTGATGTCGGTGAATACGTGTACGGGCTTGGTGAGCGTTTTACGCCCTTTGTAAAAAATGGACAAACGGTCGACAGTTGGAATGAGGACGGCGGCACAGGAAGTGAGCAAGCTTATAAGAACATCCCCTTTTATGTAAGCAACAAAGGGTATGGTGTGTTCGTGAATCATCCTGAACGGGTCTCTTTCGAGCTTGCTTCAGAAAAAGTGTCTAAAGCACAATTTAGTGTCCCAGGTGAAGAACTTGAGTATTTTCTCGTGTCAGGCGATACGTTAAAAGACGTGCTGAACAATTACACAACCTTGACTGGAAAACCTCCACTCTTACCAAAATGGTCGTTTGGTCTCTGGCTTAGCACATCATTTTTGACTAGCTATGACGAAAAGACAGTCCATTCCTTTGTTGATGGTATGCAAAAGCGGGATTTGCCGTTTGACGTTTTTCACTTTGACTGTCTATGGATGAAAGAGTTTGAATGGTGTAATTTTGAATGGGATGAGCGCACATTTCCGGACCCAAAAGGACTAATTGCCAGCCTAAAAGAAAAGGGTTTACACATTTGTGTGTGGATCAATCCTTACATTGGGCAGAAATCACCGCTATTTGCCGAAGCAAAAGCAAACGGTTATTTGCTTAAACGACAAGATGGCAGTGTCTGGCAATGGGATAAATGGCAACCTGGTCTTGGCGTGATCGACTTTACAAATGATGAGGCAAAAAAGTGGTATACCAACAAACTCGATTCTTTAATTGATATGGGTGTCGATAGTTTTAAAACAGACTTTGGTGAACGCATTCCAACGGAAGTTGTCTATGCAGACGGGTCTGATCCAATGAAAATGCATAACTACTATACACATCTTTACAATGAAACCGTCTATCATCTGCTCGAAAAAAGGCTTGGCAAAAACGAGGCGGTGCTTTTCGCACGCTCTGCAACCGCTGGGGGACAGCAGTTCCCCGTTCATTGGGGTGGAGATAGCTTTTCGACTTATGCATCTATGGCAGAAACACTGCGTGGTGGTCTCTCACTTGGCCTTGCTGGTTTTGGCTATTGGAGCCACGATATTGGTGGATTTGAAACTGGCTCGACACCTGACTTATACAAGCGTTGGACCCAGTTTGGACTTCTTTCCTCACATAGCCGCTACCACGGTAGTGGCGATTACAAAGTGCCATGGCTTTATGATGAGGAGGCCGTTGACATCACTCGAACTTTTACAAAACTAAAGAACAAATTAATGCCCTATTTGTTTGCACAATCGGTAGATGCAAGCAAGACGGGAGTACCCATGCTGCGGCCGATGCTGCTCGAATTTATTGATGACAAAACATGTCACACGTTGGACTGTCAGTATATGCTCGGAGAACGTTTACTCGTCGCACCGATTTTTAACGACAAAGGCACTGTAAACTACTACGTGCCGAAAGGACGATGGACGAATTTGCTAACGAACAAAAAGGTCATCGGCGAGAAATGGCATCATGAACAGCATGGATATGAAACGTTGCCATTGCTCGTACGCGAAAACACGATACTTGCCTTAGGTGCAAACGACCAAACCGCTGATTACACGTATAGCGAAGATGTGACGTTCCATGTCTTTGAAATTAGCGATGGCGAACAAGTAGAAAGCATCATCCATCATGGAGATGGCTCCGTTGCCGCCAAAGCACGGGCAATAAGAGATGGTCAATCCTTGCAATTAGAGGTGGAAGACGCGTCTGGTAACATCAAATGGCTTTTACGAAATGTGACACACCTTTCGCATATCAATGGTGGTTCTTGGACAGAGCATGAGCTTGGTGTCGTGATAGAAGGCAACAAGCAACTGACCATTGAACTCCCTGCTACTTAG
- a CDS encoding beta-galactosidase: MKKMAYGGDYNPEQWESTVWNEDMKLMKQAQMNMATVNVFSWALLQRDEVTYDFSQLDEIMDMLAENGIQACLATGTAMYPAWMAKAYPDILRVDFDGRKRKYGLRHNACPNSPTYRLFAAKLVEKLANRYKSHPALAIWHVSNEYGGDCFCERCEAAFRVWLNKKYGSLEKLNEAWNTSFWSHTFYAWDEIVAPNNLSEHLGSETFTAFQGISLDYKRFNSDSLLACYQMEYDILKAYTSDVPITTNMMGAYKPLDYQKWAKFIDVISWDNYPSVDTPVSEVAMHHDLMRGLKSGQPFMLMEQTPSVTNWQPYNALKRPGVMRLQSYQAIARGADAILFFQIRRSIGACEKFHGALIDHVGHGETRVFRECASFGAELSQLGDTLLDSQVLAEVAIVFDWENWWALELSSGPSRDLSYTKEVWKYYDAFYRKQITVDFVSVDEALERYKVVVAPVLYMTKPGFAEKVKRFVERGGTFVTTFFSGIVDERDLVIRGGYPGELREILGIWVEEIDALPPGTDNEIIWPGKDRYSCSLLCDLLHPEGAEVKAVYGKDFYKGMPALTCNPFGEGKAWYVATSGDGVFLEELVATIASDVGLSSIFNGEIPAGVEATERIKEGKSYVFLLNHSTEEQSVQFCGKYLDLLTSNISTYIVLESKGVAILRKANV; encoded by the coding sequence ATGAAGAAGATGGCTTATGGTGGTGACTACAACCCAGAACAGTGGGAGAGCACTGTTTGGAATGAAGATATGAAGTTGATGAAGCAAGCGCAGATGAATATGGCGACAGTGAACGTTTTTTCGTGGGCGCTCCTGCAGCGTGATGAAGTGACGTATGATTTTAGTCAACTAGATGAAATCATGGACATGCTCGCTGAAAATGGCATTCAAGCTTGCTTGGCGACTGGTACAGCGATGTACCCAGCATGGATGGCAAAAGCGTATCCAGACATTTTACGTGTAGATTTTGATGGGCGCAAACGCAAATATGGTTTAAGACATAATGCTTGCCCGAATAGTCCAACTTATCGTCTGTTTGCTGCCAAGCTTGTAGAAAAGTTAGCGAATCGTTACAAGAGCCATCCAGCCCTTGCCATATGGCATGTGTCAAATGAATATGGGGGCGACTGTTTTTGTGAGCGGTGCGAAGCGGCATTCCGCGTTTGGTTAAATAAAAAATACGGTTCGCTGGAGAAGCTAAATGAAGCATGGAATACGAGCTTTTGGAGTCACACCTTTTATGCGTGGGATGAAATCGTTGCACCTAACAATCTAAGTGAACATCTTGGAAGTGAGACATTTACAGCATTTCAAGGAATTTCACTTGACTATAAACGGTTTAATTCAGATAGCCTGCTTGCTTGTTATCAAATGGAATACGATATTTTGAAAGCGTATACATCAGACGTGCCAATCACCACAAACATGATGGGTGCTTATAAGCCACTTGATTATCAAAAGTGGGCGAAGTTTATCGATGTCATCTCTTGGGATAACTACCCTTCCGTTGATACACCTGTTAGCGAAGTGGCGATGCACCATGATTTGATGCGTGGTTTAAAAAGTGGGCAACCATTTATGTTGATGGAACAAACGCCAAGCGTAACGAATTGGCAACCGTATAATGCACTGAAGCGTCCGGGGGTGATGCGTCTGCAAAGTTACCAAGCGATTGCGAGAGGTGCAGATGCCATTCTGTTTTTCCAAATTCGGCGCTCAATTGGCGCATGCGAGAAGTTTCACGGCGCATTAATTGACCATGTTGGACATGGAGAGACGCGTGTGTTTCGCGAATGTGCTTCTTTTGGTGCGGAACTAAGCCAGCTTGGCGATACGTTGCTCGATTCACAGGTGTTGGCAGAAGTGGCGATCGTATTTGATTGGGAGAATTGGTGGGCACTTGAGCTCTCAAGCGGACCAAGTCGTGATTTATCTTATACAAAAGAAGTTTGGAAGTATTACGATGCATTTTACCGAAAACAGATTACAGTTGATTTTGTTAGTGTCGATGAAGCGCTGGAGCGATACAAAGTGGTTGTTGCCCCTGTTCTCTATATGACAAAGCCTGGATTTGCTGAAAAAGTGAAGCGATTTGTTGAGCGAGGAGGAACATTCGTGACGACTTTTTTCAGTGGCATTGTTGATGAACGAGATCTCGTTATTCGAGGTGGTTATCCAGGAGAACTTCGGGAGATTCTTGGCATTTGGGTGGAAGAGATTGATGCGTTGCCACCAGGTACGGACAATGAAATCATTTGGCCAGGAAAAGATCGCTATAGTTGTTCGTTGCTTTGTGATTTGCTTCATCCAGAAGGAGCAGAAGTAAAGGCTGTTTATGGAAAAGATTTCTATAAAGGGATGCCGGCGCTTACTTGCAATCCATTTGGAGAAGGGAAAGCGTGGTATGTCGCTACAAGTGGAGACGGGGTATTTTTAGAGGAACTCGTTGCTACCATCGCTAGTGATGTTGGTCTATCGTCTATTTTTAATGGGGAAATACCAGCTGGGGTTGAAGCGACAGAACGAATAAAAGAGGGAAAGAGCTATGTCTTTTTGTTAAACCATTCCACAGAAGAGCAATCGGTTCAATTTTGTGGAAAATATCTAGATTTACTGACAAGCAACATAAGCACCTATATTGTCTTAGAGTCCAAAGGTGTAGCCATTCTTAGAAAGGCAAATGTATAA
- a CDS encoding sensor histidine kinase, translating to MKQVIWQTVSAKINDMNIRNKLILLFLVGVVIPIMVVGLFLTNELKANAVKDAEEQAEMNVERVKQRIDEVLKGPITVANHLQFDERLSDLVNTTYENRFDVLQAYRAYPDVDYHLENHPEIDTIRLYVDNPTLLNNWTVIPVDNQMNMNKWYEKAEADVGFHQWHYLQDETQDNKFYLSLMKRINFIEYNTFGLLIITIDPDQLQTIMQQETHQTVVVDEMHSIVSSSNLKLIGKSLETIIEIGSQFEEDSFFESKLNGEPVHLMATSLFPELSQNELRIVSMVNTNEIVGDAQRLSRFGMLVTGMGATFALFLIMWFSWGYVNRLFELSSTMNIVSKGNLNAKVDIKGNDELGQIADQFNQMIEQLSFSLAQVLEANEQKNLLERKQDEMKFKMMASQINPHFLFNTLESIRMRALIREEKEIATVVKQLGKLLRRSLEVESKLIPMDEELEIVCSYLDIQSFRYGNRFVYRIDRASSIGQQLVLPLTIQPLVENAVSHGLEKKGDSGIVTISVKWCEAGILIKVSDNGAGMHKSREEEVKKMINDPLERPENRIGLRNVHQRLKMHYQTDGLRIETRENEGTTISYLIPVVKGREEEVQHV from the coding sequence ATGAAGCAGGTTATTTGGCAAACAGTTTCTGCGAAAATCAATGACATGAACATCCGTAACAAGTTAATCTTGCTGTTCCTTGTTGGTGTTGTTATTCCAATCATGGTTGTTGGCTTGTTTTTGACGAATGAATTAAAAGCAAATGCCGTTAAAGATGCTGAAGAGCAAGCAGAAATGAATGTCGAACGGGTGAAACAACGAATTGATGAAGTGTTAAAAGGACCAATAACGGTGGCGAATCATCTCCAATTTGATGAGCGCTTGAGTGATCTTGTTAATACAACATATGAGAACCGTTTTGATGTGCTTCAAGCGTATCGTGCTTATCCCGATGTGGACTATCATCTTGAAAACCATCCTGAAATCGATACAATTCGTTTATATGTGGACAACCCAACGTTGCTAAACAATTGGACAGTGATCCCAGTAGATAATCAAATGAACATGAACAAGTGGTATGAAAAGGCGGAAGCAGATGTTGGATTCCACCAATGGCATTATCTACAAGATGAAACACAAGACAATAAATTTTATTTGAGCTTGATGAAGCGAATCAATTTCATTGAATACAACACGTTTGGGCTTTTAATTATTACGATTGATCCTGATCAGCTACAGACGATTATGCAGCAAGAGACACATCAGACAGTCGTTGTAGATGAAATGCACTCTATTGTTTCTTCTTCAAATTTAAAATTGATTGGTAAAAGTCTTGAAACCATTATTGAGATAGGTAGTCAGTTTGAAGAGGATTCTTTTTTTGAAAGCAAATTAAACGGCGAACCTGTGCATTTAATGGCGACAAGCTTATTTCCTGAGTTAAGCCAAAATGAACTTCGGATTGTCTCGATGGTAAATACAAATGAGATCGTAGGGGATGCGCAGCGACTTAGTCGCTTTGGGATGCTAGTAACTGGTATGGGCGCTACGTTTGCGTTGTTTTTGATTATGTGGTTTTCTTGGGGGTATGTAAATAGGCTTTTTGAGCTCAGTTCAACAATGAACATTGTTTCTAAAGGGAATTTGAATGCAAAGGTGGACATTAAAGGAAACGATGAACTTGGTCAAATAGCTGATCAATTTAATCAAATGATTGAACAATTAAGCTTCTCCCTTGCTCAAGTGCTTGAAGCAAATGAACAGAAGAATCTACTTGAACGAAAGCAAGATGAAATGAAATTTAAAATGATGGCAAGCCAGATTAATCCTCATTTCTTATTTAATACATTAGAGTCCATTCGAATGCGTGCTCTGATAAGGGAAGAGAAAGAAATCGCTACGGTAGTCAAGCAACTTGGTAAGTTGCTCCGTAGGAGTTTAGAGGTGGAAAGCAAATTAATTCCAATGGACGAGGAGCTAGAAATTGTTTGTAGTTATTTAGATATTCAATCATTTCGTTATGGGAACCGGTTTGTTTATCGAATTGATAGAGCTTCTTCTATTGGTCAACAACTTGTTCTGCCGTTAACGATTCAGCCGCTTGTTGAAAATGCCGTGTCACACGGTCTTGAAAAAAAGGGTGATAGTGGGATTGTAACAATATCGGTAAAATGGTGCGAAGCTGGTATTTTAATTAAAGTGAGTGATAATGGTGCGGGTATGCACAAGTCGCGTGAAGAAGAAGTGAAGAAGATGATAAATGATCCTCTGGAGCGTCCTGAAAACAGGATTGGATTAAGGAATGTTCATCAACGTTTAAAGATGCACTATCAAACAGATGGACTGAGGATTGAAACGAGAGAAAATGAGGGGACCACCATCAGTTATTTGATTCCAGTCGTTAAGGGTCGAGAGGAGGAAGTACAGCATGTATAA
- a CDS encoding response regulator transcription factor, translating to MYKVVIADDEWMIREGVKKLIDWEEFGFEIVGLASNGQEALDLYRQTMPDLIVSDIRMPIMDGLALIKHIRTENESIDFLVLSGYADFHYAKQAIGQRVAGYLLKPLDEDELIRYVKTIAEELKQKENERKMRERSLQVEREELVVKLIQQDSNWDRLEWKRLGLCAVGYQVLLIDTEKMNLQDIRTKLNQLSVSFSIGRLSGLLLCYTDSHVSKRNWTNLLSTSLPEGIKCGLGKRVTNGQAIYLSYKSAKKRLAHVFYASERFLLDDAIPTIEEGAKPIAVFEERLYLSLDMGDIAAVKQTIHTYVDEMEERMLDEEKLKTRTVSMMMNVVHRLIATSTLQKEWAKKGYEAVEKVQGASHIQQFRNLLVEWCSQLAGQMAVPSTDAAVKKMKAIMHHRYNEALRLDTLSSLLNYNSAYLGKLFKQETGDYFNTYLDKVRIEKGKELLNDGYKVYETAEKIGYANVDYFHRKFKKYTGESPSAFRKKRQS from the coding sequence ATGTATAAAGTAGTAATTGCTGATGATGAATGGATGATTCGTGAGGGCGTAAAAAAATTAATTGATTGGGAAGAATTTGGTTTTGAAATCGTTGGGTTAGCGAGTAATGGACAAGAAGCACTCGATCTATATAGACAGACAATGCCTGATTTAATTGTGAGCGATATCCGTATGCCAATTATGGATGGACTTGCACTAATTAAGCACATACGCACGGAAAATGAATCGATCGATTTTCTTGTGTTAAGCGGCTACGCTGATTTTCATTATGCGAAACAAGCAATTGGTCAACGAGTTGCTGGATACTTATTAAAACCATTAGATGAGGATGAGCTCATTCGTTATGTGAAAACAATTGCTGAAGAATTAAAGCAAAAAGAGAACGAGAGAAAAATGCGTGAGCGGAGTTTGCAAGTCGAGAGAGAGGAACTTGTTGTGAAACTTATTCAACAAGACAGCAACTGGGATAGATTAGAATGGAAGCGTCTTGGTTTATGCGCAGTGGGTTATCAAGTATTGCTTATAGATACTGAAAAAATGAATCTACAAGACATTCGTACAAAACTAAACCAACTCTCTGTCTCTTTTTCTATTGGTCGTTTATCTGGCTTGCTCTTATGTTATACGGATAGTCATGTATCAAAAAGGAATTGGACAAATCTCTTATCAACTTCATTACCTGAGGGGATTAAATGTGGGCTGGGGAAACGGGTCACAAACGGGCAAGCTATTTATCTTTCATACAAGTCGGCAAAAAAACGATTAGCCCATGTATTTTATGCAAGTGAGAGGTTTCTGCTAGACGATGCAATTCCAACGATCGAAGAGGGAGCAAAGCCGATTGCTGTGTTTGAAGAGCGTCTTTACCTTTCCCTCGATATGGGTGATATCGCTGCGGTTAAACAAACGATTCATACTTATGTTGATGAAATGGAAGAACGGATGCTCGATGAAGAGAAGTTGAAAACTCGGACAGTCAGCATGATGATGAACGTTGTGCACCGATTGATCGCAACAAGCACTCTTCAAAAAGAATGGGCCAAAAAAGGATATGAAGCAGTAGAGAAAGTTCAAGGAGCAAGTCATATTCAACAATTTCGTAATTTACTAGTTGAATGGTGTTCCCAACTAGCCGGGCAAATGGCTGTCCCAAGTACGGATGCAGCTGTAAAAAAGATGAAAGCAATTATGCATCATCGATACAATGAAGCGCTCCGGTTGGATACTCTCTCTTCCCTTTTAAATTACAATAGTGCGTATCTAGGTAAACTGTTTAAACAGGAGACTGGCGATTATTTTAATACGTACTTGGACAAAGTTCGCATTGAAAAAGGCAAGGAATTATTAAACGATGGATATAAAGTGTATGAAACCGCAGAGAAAATTGGTTATGCCAATGTTGATTATTTCCACCGTAAGTTTAAAAAGTACACAGGCGAATCGCCTTCAGCTTTTAGAAAGAAACGGCAGAGTTAA